In Kwoniella dejecticola CBS 10117 chromosome 4, complete sequence, one genomic interval encodes:
- a CDS encoding dTDP-4-dehydrorhamnose reductase, giving the protein MGKTIVVTGASGLLGRAVVHHFQDAGDEVIKLANSRAKKDPTYTKLDLMDVEAVNGFFGTQAQIDGAAERRPDVAEADPEKAAKINADVPAHLAALANQRKFLLIYISTDYVFNGKKPPYEVGDQPDPLQMYGRQKLEGEKAVLAEREKGASVTVLRVPILYGSTEYNAESAVNILRDVVQDQSGKQYKMDAYQVRFPTNVEDVGRVLYDLSHLDKPLPPVLHYATPSPALTKYDMTVIIAKHLNLPIEHVIQDTNKPGPDATPRPENTQLSTIALRDLGVDVGEKKSFDEWWRDYIAQSK; this is encoded by the exons ATGGGAAAGACAATCGTAGTGACAG GCGCCTCAGGCTTGCTCGGCCGAGCGGTTGTTCACCACTTCCAAGATGCCGGCGACGAAG TCATAAAGCTTGCGAATAGCCGAGCGAAGAAAGACCCAACCTACACTAAACTCGATCTTATGGACGTGGAGGCGGTCAATGGATTTTTCGGAACTCAAGCCCAAATAGATG GCGCAGCGGAAAGGCGGCCTGATGTAGCTGAAGCG GACCCAGAGAAAGCAGCGAAG ATCAACGCAGATGTCCCAGCACATTTAGCCGCTTTAGCGAATCAACGGAAATTCCTTTTAATTTACATCTCAACGGACTATGTCTTCAACGGCAAGAA GCCACCTTATGAAGTTGGAGATCAGCCTGATCCTTTGCAGATGTACGGTCGACAGAAGCTCGAGGGTGAAAAGGCTGTTTTGGCCGAAAGGGAAAAAGGAGCAAGTGTTACTGTTTTGAGAGTCCCTATCTT ATACGGTTCAACGGAGTACAATGCGGAATCGGCTGTCAATATTCTGAGAGACG TCGTCCAAGATCAATCAGGGAAGCAGTACAAGATGGACGCATATCAAGTGCGATTCCCTACGAACGTAGAAGATGTTGGAAGAGTATTATACGACCTTTCTC ATTTGGATAAGCCTCTACCACCAGTCCTGCATTACGCGACCCCTTCTCCGGCTTTGACAAAATACGATATGACAGTAATAATCGCCAAACACCTAAACCTCCCCATCGAACATGTCATCCAAGACACTAATAAACCGGGTCCTGACGCGACTCCCCGACCTGAGAATACGCAATTATCAACGATTGCGCTCAGGGACCTAGGTGTAGATGtgggagagaagaagagcttcgaTGAATGGTGGAGAGATTATATCGCCCAGAGCAAGTAG